The following are from one region of the Amycolatopsis sp. QT-25 genome:
- a CDS encoding DUF309 domain-containing protein — protein sequence MTDRDRDETGRARNARPRDGLGRPLPYGADGVERQPEGIERSPEDTLSEAQRLLDAGRPFHAHEVFEDAWKSTDGPERELWRGLAQLAVGLTHVARGNGNGAVSLLERGADNLEPFCAARPHEIDIPGLQLWARKMAEEIKVRARVEPIAPRLKGR from the coding sequence ATGACCGACCGGGACCGTGACGAAACCGGACGAGCCCGTAACGCCCGCCCGCGAGACGGCCTCGGCAGGCCGCTCCCGTACGGTGCCGACGGGGTCGAGCGCCAGCCCGAGGGCATCGAACGGAGCCCGGAGGACACCCTCTCCGAGGCGCAGCGCCTGCTCGACGCGGGCCGCCCGTTCCATGCCCACGAGGTGTTCGAGGACGCGTGGAAATCCACCGACGGGCCGGAGCGGGAGCTGTGGCGTGGCCTCGCGCAGCTCGCCGTGGGGCTGACCCATGTGGCCAGGGGGAACGGCAACGGCGCCGTCTCGCTGCTGGAGCGTGGCGCGGACAACCTCGAGCCGTTCTGCGCGGCCCGTCCGCACGAAATCGACATCCCCGGCCTGCAGCTTTGGGCACGGAAGATGGCGGAAGAGATCAAGGTGCGCGCGAGGGTGGAGCCGATCGCGCCGCGCCTGAAGGGCCGATAG
- a CDS encoding GuaB1 family IMP dehydrogenase-related protein — protein sequence MRFLDGHRPAHDLTYDDVFLLPNRSDVESRFDVDLSTVDGTGATIPIVVANMTAVAGRRMAETVARRGGLVVLPQDVDVAAVADIVTWVKSRHTVWDTPLVLTGGDAVADALNLVGKRAHGAVVVVDEDGKPVGVVDEAACAGVDRFARLADVAEPAIVTVPLTTPPREVFERLHDHGGRLALGIDEHGRLAGVLTEIAALRAEIYTPAVDDGGSLRVAAAIGVNGDVAAKAEAVLAAGVDVLVVDTAHGHQEKMIAALKAVRSVNPRVPVVAGNVVTAEGTRDLIHAGADVVKVGVGPGAMCTTRMMTGVGRPQFSAVAECAAAARELGKHVWADGGVRHPRDVALALAAGASAAMVGSWFAGTHESPGDLRHDEQGKPYKESFGMASKRAVGARTRTDNTFERAKKGLFEEGISASRMALDPARPGVEDLLDSIGSGVRSACTYAGARTLEEFHERALLGIQSAAGFAEGRPLPSGW from the coding sequence GTGCGCTTTCTCGACGGGCATCGGCCCGCTCACGACCTGACCTACGACGACGTGTTCCTCCTGCCGAACCGGTCGGACGTGGAGTCCCGCTTCGACGTCGACCTGTCCACTGTGGACGGCACCGGCGCGACGATCCCGATCGTGGTGGCCAACATGACCGCCGTCGCCGGTCGCCGGATGGCCGAAACGGTCGCCCGGCGCGGCGGGCTCGTCGTGCTGCCGCAGGACGTCGACGTGGCCGCGGTCGCCGACATCGTCACCTGGGTCAAGAGCCGTCACACCGTGTGGGACACCCCGCTCGTGCTGACCGGCGGGGACGCGGTGGCCGACGCGCTGAACCTGGTCGGCAAACGTGCCCACGGTGCCGTGGTCGTCGTGGACGAAGACGGCAAGCCCGTCGGCGTCGTCGACGAAGCGGCCTGCGCCGGTGTCGACCGCTTCGCGCGGCTCGCCGATGTCGCGGAGCCCGCGATCGTCACGGTGCCCCTGACCACCCCGCCGCGTGAGGTGTTCGAGCGCCTGCACGATCACGGCGGCCGTCTCGCGCTCGGCATCGACGAGCACGGCAGGCTCGCCGGCGTCCTGACCGAGATCGCGGCGCTGCGCGCGGAGATCTACACCCCGGCCGTCGACGACGGCGGCAGCCTGCGCGTCGCCGCCGCGATCGGGGTGAACGGCGACGTCGCGGCGAAGGCGGAGGCCGTCCTCGCGGCGGGCGTCGACGTGCTGGTCGTCGACACCGCGCACGGCCACCAGGAGAAGATGATCGCCGCGCTCAAGGCCGTCCGATCGGTGAACCCGCGGGTCCCGGTGGTCGCCGGGAACGTGGTCACCGCGGAAGGCACCCGTGACCTGATCCACGCGGGCGCGGACGTCGTCAAGGTCGGCGTCGGCCCCGGCGCCATGTGCACGACCCGGATGATGACCGGTGTCGGCCGCCCGCAGTTCTCCGCCGTCGCCGAATGCGCGGCCGCGGCCCGCGAACTGGGCAAACACGTCTGGGCGGACGGCGGCGTGCGGCATCCGCGCGACGTCGCGCTCGCACTGGCCGCCGGCGCGTCCGCGGCCATGGTCGGCTCGTGGTTCGCCGGCACCCACGAATCCCCCGGCGACCTGCGCCACGACGAACAGGGCAAGCCGTACAAGGAATCGTTCGGCATGGCGTCGAAGCGGGCCGTCGGCGCCCGCACGCGCACGGACAACACCTTCGAACGCGCCAAGAAGGGCCTGTTCGAAGAGGGCATCTCGGCGTCGCGAATGGCGCTGGACCCGGCCCGCCCCGGCGTCGAGGACCTGCTCGACTCCATCGGCTCCGGTGTCCGGTCGGCCTGCACGTACGCGGGCGCGCGGACGCTGGAGGAGTTCCACGAGCGCGCGCTGCTGGGGATCCAGTCCGCCGCGGGCTTCGCGGAAGGACGGCCGCTGCCGTCGGGCTGGTGA
- a CDS encoding glycosyltransferase family A protein — protein sequence MRRLRRIVAAAMGDRRHAENGEIAALRSAVADQAAEIERLRARLEHHTAWLEDHGRALRDGDARTATVEARQAALDARQEALDGWLKSHDTAFAGLHIRIGNLEAARDVRTFTHWLDQHELVATPKISIVLPTHDRATLLPRAVASVLAQRYENWELVIVDDASSDATPKVIAGFADPRIRSIRVEHGGVCAARNAGLAEVTGDVVAYLDDDNTMHPLWLKALGWAFGEHPEITVAYGGFVVDDIGGLPTLFLRPYEREILIQENLADIGAVAHRAGLPEARFDESLVEMDDWDLLLALTADRDPLVVPAISCYYTTTSGDRLSHGPTYDDDFAAIRRKHAGPEHRP from the coding sequence GTGAGACGCCTGAGACGGATCGTGGCGGCGGCGATGGGCGACCGCCGCCACGCGGAAAACGGGGAAATCGCCGCACTGCGGTCCGCGGTCGCGGACCAGGCCGCGGAGATCGAGCGGTTGCGCGCGAGGCTGGAGCACCACACCGCGTGGCTCGAAGATCACGGCAGGGCGTTGCGGGACGGCGACGCGCGCACCGCCACCGTCGAGGCAAGGCAGGCCGCCCTCGACGCACGGCAGGAAGCGCTCGACGGCTGGCTGAAAAGCCACGACACAGCCTTCGCGGGCCTGCACATCCGGATCGGAAACCTCGAAGCCGCGCGAGACGTCCGCACGTTCACGCACTGGCTCGATCAGCACGAACTCGTGGCCACGCCGAAGATTTCGATCGTCCTGCCGACACACGACCGGGCCACGCTGCTGCCGCGCGCCGTCGCTTCGGTGCTGGCCCAGCGTTACGAGAACTGGGAACTGGTGATCGTCGACGACGCCAGTTCGGATGCCACGCCCAAGGTGATCGCCGGTTTCGCAGACCCCCGGATCCGGTCGATCCGGGTCGAACACGGTGGTGTCTGTGCCGCCCGCAACGCCGGGCTGGCCGAGGTCACCGGGGACGTCGTCGCCTACCTCGACGACGACAACACCATGCATCCGTTGTGGCTCAAGGCGTTGGGCTGGGCGTTCGGCGAGCACCCGGAGATCACGGTGGCCTACGGCGGTTTCGTCGTCGACGACATCGGCGGTCTGCCGACGCTGTTCTTGCGGCCCTACGAGCGGGAAATCCTGATACAGGAGAACCTCGCCGACATCGGCGCCGTCGCGCATCGAGCGGGTCTTCCCGAGGCCCGGTTCGACGAGTCGCTGGTCGAGATGGACGACTGGGACCTGCTCCTGGCGTTGACCGCGGACCGCGACCCCTTGGTCGTCCCGGCGATCTCCTGCTACTACACGACGACTTCCGGGGACCGGCTTTCCCACGGGCCGACCTACGACGACGACTTCGCCGCCATCCGCCGCAAGCACGCGGGACCGGAGCACCGACCATGA
- a CDS encoding PhoH family protein gives MLDTSVLLSDPWSVTRFAEHAVVLPLVVISELEAKRHHPELGWFAREALRMLDDLRRQHGRLDAPIPIGEHGGTLQVELNHSDPTVLPVGFRTDSNDHRILACALNLAAERASVTLVTKDIPLRVKAGAVGLEADEYRAQEVTPSGWTGMADVDVPQTLVDALFGGSSVDPAEFGLPEVGELPCHTGLRLLAGSSSALGRVTADKRIRLVRGDKEAFGLHGRSAEQRVALDLLLDPDVGIVSLGGRAGTGKSALALCAGLESVMERRQHRKVVVFRPVYAVGGQDLGYLPGSESEKMQPWAQAVFDTLGGLVSQDVLDEIFDRGMLEVLPLTHIRGRSLHDTFVIVDEAQSLERNVLLTVLSRLGTASRVVLTHDVAQRDNLRVGRHDGVSAVIEKLKGHPLFAHVTLTRSERSPIAALVTEMLEDHG, from the coding sequence GTGCTCGACACGTCGGTCCTGCTCTCTGACCCCTGGTCGGTGACTCGGTTCGCCGAACACGCGGTCGTGCTTCCGCTGGTCGTCATCAGTGAACTGGAGGCGAAACGTCACCATCCCGAACTGGGATGGTTCGCGCGCGAAGCGCTTCGCATGCTCGACGACCTGCGTCGTCAGCACGGCAGGCTCGACGCGCCGATCCCGATCGGTGAGCACGGCGGCACCCTGCAGGTGGAGTTGAACCACTCCGATCCCACGGTGCTCCCGGTCGGCTTCCGCACCGACTCCAACGACCACCGCATCCTCGCCTGTGCGCTCAACCTGGCGGCGGAACGCGCGTCGGTCACGCTGGTGACCAAGGACATCCCCCTGCGCGTCAAGGCGGGCGCCGTCGGTCTCGAGGCCGACGAGTACCGCGCGCAGGAGGTGACGCCCTCGGGCTGGACGGGGATGGCGGACGTGGACGTCCCGCAGACCCTGGTCGACGCGCTGTTCGGCGGGTCTTCGGTGGATCCGGCGGAATTCGGGCTGCCCGAGGTCGGTGAACTGCCCTGTCACACCGGGCTGAGGCTGCTCGCGGGCAGTTCGAGCGCGCTGGGCCGGGTCACCGCGGACAAGCGGATCCGGCTCGTGCGGGGTGACAAGGAGGCCTTCGGCCTGCACGGGCGGTCGGCCGAGCAGCGGGTGGCGCTGGATCTCCTGCTGGACCCCGATGTCGGCATCGTCTCGCTGGGCGGACGCGCCGGTACCGGCAAGTCGGCGCTCGCGCTCTGCGCGGGCCTGGAATCGGTGATGGAACGCCGCCAGCACCGCAAGGTCGTGGTGTTCCGGCCGGTGTACGCGGTCGGAGGCCAGGATCTGGGCTACCTGCCCGGTTCCGAGAGCGAGAAGATGCAGCCGTGGGCGCAGGCGGTGTTCGACACCCTCGGCGGCCTGGTCAGCCAGGACGTCCTCGACGAAATCTTCGACCGCGGCATGCTCGAGGTGCTCCCGCTGACCCACATCCGCGGCCGGTCGCTGCACGACACGTTCGTCATCGTGGACGAGGCGCAGTCCTTGGAACGCAACGTGCTGCTGACCGTGCTTTCGCGGCTCGGCACGGCCTCGCGGGTCGTGCTCACCCATGACGTCGCGCAGCGCGACAACCTGCGGGTCGGACGGCACGACGGCGTTTCGGCGGTGATCGAGAAGCTCAAGGGGCATCCGCTGTTCGCGCATGTCACGTTGACCCGGTCCGAGCGGTCGCCGATCGCGGCGCTCGTCACCGAGATGCTGGAGGACCACGGCTAG
- a CDS encoding isoprenyl transferase, translating into MSLRSFLSDVVYSAYGRRLIQQAKGRHPRHIAIMLDGNRRWAREAGFTDVADGHRAGAKKIADFLSWCNEADVEVVTMWLLSTDNLGRAAEELSPLLKIITDVTDELAAPHTPWRLRIVGALDLLPPEVAKALSGAAERTEGRSGMEVNVAVGYGGRQEIADAVRKLLLQHADEGTSIRELAKILDVDHISEHMYTSGQPDPDLIIRTSGEQRLSGFLLWQSAHSEFWFTEAYWPAFRRVDFLRAMRDYAWRHRRFGS; encoded by the coding sequence GTGAGTCTTCGGTCCTTCTTGTCAGACGTCGTGTACAGCGCCTACGGCAGGCGCCTGATCCAGCAGGCCAAGGGGCGCCATCCACGCCACATCGCCATCATGCTGGACGGCAACCGCCGCTGGGCGCGCGAAGCGGGCTTCACCGACGTCGCCGACGGGCATCGGGCGGGCGCCAAGAAGATCGCCGACTTCCTGAGCTGGTGCAACGAGGCCGACGTCGAGGTCGTCACCATGTGGCTGCTCTCGACCGACAACCTCGGCCGCGCGGCCGAGGAACTGAGTCCCCTGCTGAAGATCATCACCGACGTCACCGACGAACTCGCCGCACCGCACACGCCCTGGCGGCTCCGCATCGTGGGTGCCCTCGACCTGCTTCCCCCGGAGGTCGCGAAGGCGCTCAGCGGGGCCGCGGAGCGCACCGAGGGGCGCTCCGGGATGGAGGTCAACGTCGCGGTCGGTTACGGAGGGCGTCAGGAGATCGCCGACGCGGTCCGCAAACTGCTGCTCCAGCACGCCGACGAGGGCACCTCGATCCGTGAGCTCGCGAAGATCCTGGACGTCGATCACATTTCCGAACACATGTACACCTCCGGTCAGCCGGATCCGGACCTGATCATCCGCACCTCGGGGGAACAGCGGCTTTCCGGATTCCTGCTCTGGCAATCGGCGCATTCGGAATTCTGGTTCACCGAGGCTTATTGGCCCGCGTTCCGCCGGGTCGATTTCCTGCGTGCCATGCGTGATTACGCGTGGCGGCACCGGCGCTTCGGTTCCTGA
- a CDS encoding hemolysin III family protein has product MDTRPRLRGHIHFWSFFVAVAGAVVLISLAASTVSPLAALSTSVYGLTVLGLFGVSALYHRRLWSPRAYEWMKRADHSMIFLFIAGTYTPFTLLAMSQPTGYIVLAIVWGGAIGGVTLKMLWPNAPRWLGVPIYIALGWVAVFVLPELGAHAGVPALVLLCVGGLFYTLGAVFYAVKWPNHFPETFGYHEYFHACTVLAAVSHYVAIWLAMYS; this is encoded by the coding sequence GTGGACACCCGTCCTCGGTTGAGGGGGCACATCCACTTCTGGTCCTTCTTCGTCGCGGTCGCCGGCGCGGTGGTCCTGATCAGTCTCGCCGCGTCCACCGTGTCGCCTCTGGCCGCTTTGTCCACTTCGGTCTACGGGCTGACCGTGCTCGGCCTCTTCGGCGTCAGCGCGCTGTACCACCGTCGCTTGTGGAGCCCACGAGCGTACGAATGGATGAAGCGCGCCGACCATTCGATGATCTTCCTGTTCATCGCCGGTACCTACACGCCGTTCACCCTCCTGGCGATGTCCCAGCCGACCGGGTACATCGTGCTGGCGATCGTCTGGGGCGGCGCCATCGGCGGCGTCACCCTGAAGATGCTGTGGCCGAACGCGCCCCGCTGGCTGGGCGTGCCGATCTACATCGCACTGGGCTGGGTCGCCGTCTTCGTCCTGCCCGAGCTGGGTGCCCACGCCGGTGTCCCCGCACTCGTCCTCCTCTGCGTCGGCGGGCTGTTCTACACGCTGGGCGCGGTGTTCTACGCGGTCAAGTGGCCGAACCATTTCCCGGAAACCTTCGGCTACCACGAGTACTTCCACGCCTGCACGGTCCTTGCGGCTGTTTCGCACTACGTGGCGATCTGGCTGGCGATGTACTCCTAA
- a CDS encoding TIGR03618 family F420-dependent PPOX class oxidoreductase produces MAKNAPPRPLDDAALSGFLAEHAFGALATLKRDGRPHLSTVVYTWDPEAREIRISTTEDRLKVEQLRDDPTASLYVSSADHWKFAVAEGKAELSEVTRTPGDTAGLAYLAAQRQKPENEAEFLETIAAERRLYITLKTDRLYGTALDIA; encoded by the coding sequence ATGGCCAAGAACGCACCACCCCGCCCCCTCGACGACGCGGCCCTCAGCGGCTTCCTCGCCGAGCACGCCTTCGGCGCCCTCGCGACCCTCAAGCGCGACGGCCGCCCTCACCTCTCCACGGTCGTCTACACGTGGGATCCCGAGGCGCGCGAGATCCGGATCAGCACGACCGAAGACCGTCTCAAGGTCGAACAGCTTCGCGACGACCCCACCGCATCCCTCTACGTCTCCAGTGCCGACCACTGGAAATTCGCGGTCGCGGAAGGAAAAGCGGAACTCTCCGAAGTCACCCGGACACCCGGCGACACGGCCGGGCTCGCGTATCTCGCCGCACAGCGCCAAAAACCTGAGAACGAAGCGGAGTTCCTCGAGACCATCGCCGCCGAACGAAGGCTCTACATCACCCTGAAAACCGACAGACTCTATGGAACGGCCCTCGACATCGCTTAA
- a CDS encoding potassium channel family protein: MWEKRMEWPLNAAAVLFLAAYAWPILQPSLGHTGRVCCEVVTWVAWAVFALDYGVRLKHAKDKRDFLEKNIFDLLIIVLPLIRQLRLLRLVTVLNVLNRNAGLSLRGRVVVYTVGATALVVFCSALAVLDAERTQADAPITDFPDAVWWSITTITTVGYGDRYPVSGTGRIVAVGLMVAGIALLGVVTATLASWLIRRVTEADENAQAVTREHLDELTREVKALRAELAEQRAGVSPAASEPLGTARG; the protein is encoded by the coding sequence ATGTGGGAAAAGCGGATGGAGTGGCCGCTCAACGCCGCCGCCGTACTGTTCCTGGCGGCCTACGCGTGGCCGATCCTCCAACCCTCGCTCGGCCACACCGGCCGGGTCTGCTGCGAGGTCGTCACCTGGGTCGCTTGGGCGGTCTTCGCCCTGGACTACGGCGTTCGCCTCAAGCACGCCAAGGACAAGCGGGACTTCCTCGAGAAGAACATCTTCGATCTGCTGATCATCGTGCTCCCGCTCATCCGGCAGCTGCGGCTGCTCCGGCTGGTCACGGTGCTCAACGTCCTCAACCGCAACGCCGGTCTGTCGTTGCGCGGCCGCGTCGTGGTCTACACGGTGGGCGCGACGGCGCTCGTCGTGTTCTGTTCGGCGCTGGCCGTGCTCGACGCCGAACGCACACAGGCGGACGCGCCGATCACCGACTTCCCGGACGCGGTGTGGTGGTCGATCACGACGATCACCACGGTCGGTTACGGCGACCGCTATCCCGTCAGCGGGACCGGCCGGATCGTCGCGGTCGGGCTGATGGTGGCCGGGATCGCCCTGCTCGGCGTGGTCACCGCGACGCTGGCGTCGTGGCTCATCCGCCGAGTGACCGAAGCCGACGAGAACGCGCAGGCCGTGACCCGCGAGCATCTCGACGAGCTGACCCGCGAAGTCAAGGCGTTGCGGGCCGAGCTCGCCGAGCAGCGCGCCGGAGTCAGTCCCGCAGCATCGGAGCCGCTAGGTACTGCTCGGGGATAG
- a CDS encoding acyl-CoA dehydrogenase — protein MDTPGLPAKIDPDALTTVLDGRWAELRRAVRAQMAAEDFKDPVDLGVEAHRAQVLEWLRLLTRTDRPGLGFDPAHGGGGDVGGSVMSFEMLGFGDLSLMVKAGVQWGLFGGAVQLLGTERHHERYLRKIKDLELLGCFAMTEHGHGSDVQQLRTTATYDPATREFVVHTPDRGAMKEYIGNAARDGEVAVVFAQLITGGESRGVHAFLVPIRGENASGVEIEDCGRKAGLNGVDNGRLTFTQVRVPREALLNRFGDVAEDGTYSSPIESDGRRFFTMLGTLIRGRVSVAGSAGSATKRALALAIRYGEQRRQFARPDGEEVVILDYRAHQRKLLPALATSYALHFAQEALVSKLNDIAEDAPEEEQRELESRAAGIKAVSTWHATAAIQAAREACGGSGYLSENLLPGLKADTDVFTTFEGDNTVLLQLVAKGLLTSYKEQFEDLSPLATARFVAEQLVGAVIERTSARKVVERLTEADDGDVLYSREWQLKLFEDREEHVLGGVAQRLRKAGSDPFGVFNDAQDHVLRAGRAHVDRVVLEAFIDAIERCADTDARELLERVCDLYALANIEADRGWFLEHGRLTSGRSKAVTAAVNALCADLRPHARTLVDAFAIPEQYLAAPMLRD, from the coding sequence GTGGACACACCAGGACTTCCCGCGAAGATCGACCCGGACGCGCTGACCACCGTCCTCGATGGACGGTGGGCCGAACTCCGCCGCGCGGTGCGCGCGCAGATGGCGGCGGAGGACTTCAAGGACCCTGTCGACCTCGGCGTCGAAGCGCACCGCGCCCAGGTGCTCGAATGGCTGCGCCTCCTCACCCGTACCGACCGGCCGGGGCTCGGCTTCGATCCGGCGCACGGTGGTGGCGGTGACGTCGGCGGCTCGGTGATGTCGTTCGAGATGCTCGGTTTCGGCGACCTCTCGCTGATGGTCAAGGCCGGTGTCCAATGGGGTCTGTTCGGCGGGGCGGTGCAGCTGCTCGGCACCGAACGCCACCACGAGCGTTACCTGCGGAAGATCAAGGACCTGGAGCTGCTGGGCTGCTTCGCGATGACCGAGCACGGCCACGGCTCGGACGTCCAGCAGCTGCGCACCACCGCGACCTACGATCCGGCCACCCGTGAGTTCGTCGTGCACACGCCGGACCGGGGCGCGATGAAGGAGTACATCGGCAACGCCGCCCGCGACGGCGAAGTCGCGGTGGTGTTCGCGCAGTTGATCACCGGCGGCGAATCGCGTGGCGTGCACGCTTTCCTCGTGCCGATCCGCGGGGAGAACGCGAGCGGCGTCGAGATCGAGGACTGTGGCCGCAAGGCGGGCCTCAACGGCGTCGACAACGGACGACTCACCTTCACCCAGGTGCGGGTTCCGCGCGAGGCGCTGCTCAACCGCTTCGGTGACGTCGCCGAGGACGGCACCTACAGCAGCCCGATCGAAAGCGACGGCCGCCGGTTCTTCACGATGCTCGGCACCCTCATCCGCGGCCGGGTCAGCGTGGCGGGCAGCGCCGGCAGCGCGACGAAACGCGCGCTCGCACTGGCCATCCGGTACGGCGAGCAGCGGCGACAGTTCGCGCGGCCCGACGGGGAGGAGGTCGTGATCCTCGACTACCGCGCCCACCAACGGAAACTGCTGCCCGCGCTGGCGACGTCGTACGCCCTGCACTTCGCGCAGGAAGCACTCGTCTCGAAGCTGAACGACATCGCCGAGGACGCGCCGGAAGAAGAGCAGCGAGAGCTGGAATCGCGTGCGGCCGGGATCAAGGCCGTCTCGACCTGGCACGCGACGGCGGCCATCCAGGCCGCCCGCGAGGCTTGCGGCGGTTCCGGCTACCTCTCCGAGAACCTGCTTCCCGGGTTGAAGGCCGACACGGACGTCTTCACCACCTTCGAGGGCGACAACACCGTGCTGCTGCAGCTGGTGGCGAAGGGCTTACTGACCAGCTACAAGGAGCAATTCGAGGACCTCAGCCCGCTCGCGACCGCGCGGTTCGTGGCGGAGCAGCTCGTCGGGGCCGTGATCGAGCGGACGTCCGCGCGCAAGGTCGTCGAACGGCTCACCGAGGCCGACGACGGCGACGTGCTGTACTCGCGTGAGTGGCAGTTGAAGCTGTTCGAAGACCGCGAAGAGCATGTACTCGGCGGTGTCGCGCAGCGCCTGCGTAAGGCAGGTTCGGATCCGTTCGGCGTCTTCAACGACGCGCAAGACCATGTACTGCGCGCCGGGCGCGCGCACGTCGACCGGGTGGTGCTGGAAGCGTTCATCGACGCCATCGAACGCTGCGCCGACACCGATGCCCGCGAGCTGCTGGAGCGGGTGTGCGATCTCTACGCGCTCGCGAACATCGAGGCGGATCGCGGCTGGTTCCTGGAACACGGACGCCTGACCTCCGGGCGCTCGAAGGCGGTCACCGCCGCGGTGAACGCCCTGTGCGCCGACCTGCGCCCGCACGCGCGGACGCTCGTGGACGCCTTCGCTATCCCCGAGCAGTACCTAGCGGCTCCGATGCTGCGGGACTGA
- a CDS encoding thioredoxin domain-containing protein → MSNRLKAATSPYLLQHAENPVDWWPWGEEALAEAKRRNVPILLSVGYAACHWCHVMAHESFEDEATATLMNANFVNIKVDREERPDIDSVYMAATQAMTGQGGWPMTCFLTPEGEPFHCGTYYPPSPRPGMPSFSQLLVAVAEAWGERPDDLRSGARQIIAHLTEKSGPLPESVVDGAALEAAVASLRKDYDAANGGFGGAPKFPPTMALNFLLRHHERTGADLSPVRHTAEAMALGGLDDQLAGGFARYSVDPRWEVPHFEKMLYDNGLLLRFYAQFHGVTGYDYARRTVEETAEFLLRDLGTAEGGFAASLDADTDGVEGLTYVWTPAQLAEVLGEEDGAWAAGLFQVTERGNFEHGASTLRLREPHPEDVERYERVRRTLLTARNERPQPARDDKVIAAWNGLAIGALAKAGSRLDRPHWIDAAARAAAFLMDTHFVAGRLRRTSRDGVVGTTAGVLEDYACLAEGLLELHQATGEPRWLADAVTLLDLALAHFGVPDSPGAYYDTADDAEVLVQRPSDPTDNASPSGASALANALLTASVLAGHEQVGRYREAAEQALARAGRLAAHAPRFAGHWLTVAEAAAAGPVQVAVVGPDPASREDLLAAAVASAPDGAVVVSGVPDAEGVPLLADRPLVAGAAAAYVCRGYVCERPVTTAEDLRAQLTNPTP, encoded by the coding sequence ATGTCGAATCGCCTGAAGGCCGCGACCAGTCCGTACCTGCTGCAGCACGCCGAGAACCCGGTGGACTGGTGGCCGTGGGGTGAAGAGGCGCTGGCCGAGGCGAAACGGCGGAACGTGCCGATCCTGCTTTCGGTCGGCTACGCGGCCTGTCACTGGTGCCACGTCATGGCGCACGAGTCGTTCGAGGACGAGGCCACCGCCACGCTGATGAACGCGAACTTCGTCAACATCAAGGTGGACCGCGAGGAGCGGCCGGACATCGACTCGGTGTACATGGCGGCCACGCAGGCGATGACCGGTCAGGGTGGCTGGCCGATGACGTGTTTCCTGACCCCGGAGGGTGAGCCGTTCCATTGCGGCACCTACTACCCGCCGTCGCCGCGGCCGGGGATGCCGTCGTTCTCGCAGCTGCTCGTCGCGGTCGCCGAAGCCTGGGGTGAGCGCCCGGACGACCTGCGCTCCGGCGCCCGGCAGATCATCGCCCACCTCACGGAGAAGAGCGGACCGCTGCCGGAGTCCGTCGTGGACGGCGCGGCGCTGGAAGCCGCGGTCGCTTCGCTGCGCAAGGATTACGACGCCGCGAATGGCGGATTCGGCGGAGCGCCCAAGTTCCCGCCGACGATGGCGTTGAACTTCCTGCTCCGGCACCACGAGCGCACCGGCGCCGATCTCTCCCCGGTGCGGCACACGGCGGAGGCGATGGCGCTCGGCGGGCTCGATGATCAGCTCGCCGGCGGGTTCGCGCGGTACTCCGTCGACCCGCGCTGGGAAGTGCCGCACTTCGAGAAGATGCTGTACGACAACGGGTTGCTTCTGCGTTTCTACGCACAGTTCCACGGTGTGACCGGGTATGACTACGCGCGGCGGACCGTCGAAGAGACCGCGGAGTTCCTGCTGCGCGACCTCGGGACGGCCGAAGGAGGCTTCGCCGCTTCGCTCGACGCGGACACCGACGGCGTCGAGGGGCTCACCTATGTGTGGACTCCCGCGCAACTCGCCGAAGTACTCGGCGAGGAGGACGGCGCTTGGGCCGCCGGACTGTTCCAGGTCACCGAACGGGGCAACTTCGAGCACGGCGCGTCGACTCTGCGGCTGCGTGAGCCGCACCCCGAGGACGTCGAACGTTATGAGCGGGTGCGACGCACACTGCTGACGGCGCGAAACGAGCGTCCTCAGCCCGCCCGCGACGACAAGGTCATCGCCGCGTGGAACGGGCTCGCGATCGGTGCGCTCGCCAAAGCGGGTTCGCGGCTGGATCGTCCACACTGGATCGATGCGGCGGCTCGTGCCGCGGCTTTCCTGATGGACACCCATTTCGTGGCCGGACGGCTGCGCCGGACCTCGCGCGACGGCGTCGTCGGCACGACGGCTGGAGTGCTGGAGGACTACGCGTGTCTCGCCGAGGGGCTGCTCGAACTCCATCAGGCGACCGGCGAGCCGCGCTGGCTGGCCGACGCGGTCACCTTGCTGGACCTCGCCTTGGCCCACTTCGGTGTCCCGGACTCGCCGGGTGCCTACTACGACACCGCCGACGACGCGGAAGTGCTGGTGCAGCGGCCCTCCGACCCGACCGACAACGCGAGCCCGTCGGGGGCTTCGGCGCTGGCGAACGCGTTGTTGACCGCGTCCGTGCTGGCGGGGCACGAGCAGGTGGGCCGCTACCGCGAGGCGGCCGAGCAGGCGCTGGCCCGTGCGGGACGGCTCGCCGCCCACGCGCCGCGGTTCGCCGGGCATTGGCTCACCGTCGCCGAGGCGGCCGCCGCCGGTCCCGTGCAGGTGGCCGTCGTCGGGCCGGATCCCGCTTCACGCGAGGACCTGCTGGCCGCGGCCGTCGCGTCGGCACCGGACGGCGCCGTCGTCGTGAGCGGGGTCCCGGACGCCGAGGGGGTGCCGCTGCTCGCCGACCGGCCGCTGGTGGCGGGCGCCGCCGCCGCGTACGTGTGCCGCGGCTATGTCTGCGAACGCCCGGTCACCACCGCCGAGGACCTGCGCGCTCAACTCACCAATCCCACGCCATAG